The genomic window AAGAGGTAGGACTGCGCCAGGTCGTAGTCGGGCAGGCAGCGGGTCAGGGGGCGCACCTGGAGGGGGGAGTAGATGCGGGTGTAGGGGTTGGGGACGAAAGGCACACCCAGGGACCGGAGGCGCTGCTGCAAAGGGCTGTCGGTGGGCTTGAGCACGGCCACCGAGGATTCCACGCCGTGCCGCGCGAAACGGGGGATCATCTCGCTGAGCAGGACCTCGACTCCGCCCAGCCGCAAGCTGTCGATGACGTGGAGGACGCGCATGCGTGGTGTGGCCCGGGCTCGATGGTACCAGAAGGGGAAACAGAACCATGCTGACCACCGGGACGCGTCTGCGGAGCATTGACGCGGCGGGCCGGCCCCGATACTCTCTAAACCAGTCCATCGTGGCTTCCGCTTCCGCAGGCCGATACAACCTGATCGTGCAATTGATAGGTGTGGGCTGCGTCATCACCCTTCCCTTCTGGACCTGGGCGCTGTTCTTTTCTTCTGCCTATTACGAGTACTCGGTGGCGCTGGTGCTGGTGCCCTTCCTGTTCCTGCTGAACCTGCTGCTGGTGATGAGGGCGGCGGGACGCGACCCCTTCCTGCGGCGGGCGCTGCCCGTGGCCCTGGTGCTCAAGCTGGCAGCCGCGGGCACCTACCTGTGGACGGTCTTCCACGTCTACGACATGGCCTCCGACATGGTCATCTACTGGAACCGCGGGGAGCTGATCGCCACCGACCTGCTGCGCTACGGTCACTGGACCACCCTGCAGCCCTTCTGGAGCAGCAACTTCATCTACATGCTCACCGGGCTGATCTTCGCCGCCACCACCGTCTCGCTGCCCACGGTCACGGTGATCTACGCGCTGGCCGCCTTCTGGGGACAGTATCTCTTCTACCGCACCTTCGTGCTGGTCTTCCCCGAGGGCGACCACAAGCTGGCGGCCCTGCTGGTGTTCTTCCTGCCCTCCATCGTGTATTGGACCTCGGCCATCAGCAAAGACGCGGCCATCCTCTTCTTCCTGGGGGTGGCGGCTTACGGCTTCGCGCGGGTGCAGCGGCGGGTGAGTCCGGGGGCCTTCCTGCTGCTGCTGGTGGGGCTGGCCGGGGTGATGCTGGTGCGGCCGCACATCGCGGCCATGCTGGGGATCGCCTTCGTCCTGCCGTATCTGGTGGGCAAGAACCTTCAGGGGGTGACCGGGACGCTGGGGAAGCTCCTGGGTGTCCCCCTGGTGCTGGGCAGCACGGTGTGGCTGGCGCGCCAGGCGCAGAGCTTCCTGAAGATGGAGACCGTCTCGCAGGCCAGCAGCATCCTGGAGAAGGTGGCGGAGGCGAACCAGACCGGGGGCTCGGCCATCACGGTGAGCGCGTCCCTGCCCTATCGCCTGGTGAACGTGCCCTTCCTGTTTTTCCGGCCCTGGCCCTGGGAGGTGCACAGCCTGCAGTCGGTGGTGGCCGCGCTGGAGGGCCTGCTGCTGTTGTGGATCTTCGTGCGCCGGCGCCGCGATCTGTACGCCGCGGTGCGCAACTGGAGAAGCAAGCCCTTCGTCCTGTTCGTGCTGCTGTTCGCCTTCCAGTTCTCCGTGGTGATGAGCCTGGCCATCACCAACTTCGGGCTGCTGACGCGGGAGCGGGTGATGCTGCTGCCCTTCGCCATGATGCTGTTCTGCACCCGGGCCGCTCCGGCGGCCGCACGCCAGGGCGCGGTACCACGCGCCGGCTGGCGTCCCGCGGCGGCGCCGGCGCCACCGCCGCTCCCCGCGTATCGGAACCACAAGATCCCGACCCGCTGAGGCCGGCAGCCGTCCCCGCCACGAAGAGGGTCGTTGCCTGGAGGGAGCGCAGCCGATGAAGATCGCGCAGGTGGCCACCGCCGATATCTCCATCCGCTATCTCCTGCTCGACCAGATCCAGGCGCTCGAGGAGATGGGACACGAGGTGACGGCGGTGTGCGCGCCCGGGCCGCACGTGGAGGCGGTACGCGCCCAGGGCGTCGCGGTGGAGACGGTGCCCATGGCGCGCGAACTCACCCCGCTCCAGGACCTGCGCTCGCGGCGGGCGCTGGTACGCTGCTTCCGCGAGCGCGGCTTCGACGTGGTCCACACCCACACGCCCAAGGCCGGGCTGCTGGGGCCGGCGGCGGCGCGCCAGGCGCGCGTGCCGGTGGTGGTCCACACCGTCCACGGACTACTCTTCCACGACCGCATGAGCGCGTGGCGGCGCGGCCTGTTCTGGCTGCCGGAAAGCTACACCGCGCGCCACGCGGATTTCCTGCTCTCGCAGAGCCGCGAGGACATGGAAGTGGCGGTGCGCGCTCACATCTGCTCCGCGGAGAAGATCGCCTACGTGGGCAACGGGATCGAGGTGGGGCGCTTCTCGCCGGAGGGTGCCGCGGCAGCCCGCGCGCAGTTGCGCCGGGAGTTGGGATTGTCGGATTCCGACTTCGTGGTGGGCAGCGTCGGCCGGCTGGTATACGAGAAGGGATTCGCCGAGCTGTTCGCGGCGGCAGCGGCGCTGGCGCCGGCGCACCCGGAGATCAAGTTCCTGATCGTGGGGCCGCGGGAGAGCGAGCAGCGCGATGCCGTCCCGCCGGAGCGCATCCGGTCGCTGGAGCAGGCGGGCGTGGTGCGTTTTGCCGGCTGGCAGGACCATCTCAGGCGCTGGTACTCTGCCATGGACGTGTTCGCGCTGCCCTCGCACCGCGAGGGCATCCCGCGGGCGTGCATGGAGGCGGCGTGCATGGGATTGCCGGTGGTGGCCAGCGACATCCGCGGCTGCCGCGAGGTGGTGCTGCACGAGAAGACCGGCCTGCTGACGCCGATGCGGAACGCCGGCGCGCTGGCTGAGGCCATCGCGCGCCTCGCCCGCGACCGCGCCTTGGCGGCGGCCATGGGCGAGCAGGGCCGGCGCCACATCCTGGAGAATTTTGACGCCCGCCAGATGCTGGCCCGGCTGCGGACGTTTTACCAAGGTCTGGAGCCCCTGGTGCAGCGGAGGAAAGCGCGGAAGTGAAGAGCATTCTCTCCATCGACCTGGAGGACTGGAACCACCTGGCCTACCGGCGGGTGACCGGGCGCGTGCCTTCGTCCACCGGCAACGTGCTGCGCCAGGTGGAAGCGCTACTGGCGCTGCTCGAGCAGGCGGGAGCGAAGGCCACGTTCTTCGTGCTGGGCCTGCTGGCCGAGCAGCACCCGGAAGTGGTGCGGCAGGTGGCCGGGCGCGGACACGAGATCGCCTGCCACGGCTACGCCCATCTCATCGTGGACCGGCTGACGCGCGACCAGTTCGCCGAGGACACGCGCCGCGCCAAGAGAGTGATCGAGCAGATCACCGGCCGGCCGGTGCGCGGCTACCGCGCCGCCGAGTTCTCCATCCGGCGGGGTTCGCTGTGGGCGCTGGAGGTGCTGGCCGAACTCGGCTTCCGCTACGAT from Terriglobales bacterium includes these protein-coding regions:
- a CDS encoding glycosyltransferase family 4 protein yields the protein MKIAQVATADISIRYLLLDQIQALEEMGHEVTAVCAPGPHVEAVRAQGVAVETVPMARELTPLQDLRSRRALVRCFRERGFDVVHTHTPKAGLLGPAAARQARVPVVVHTVHGLLFHDRMSAWRRGLFWLPESYTARHADFLLSQSREDMEVAVRAHICSAEKIAYVGNGIEVGRFSPEGAAAARAQLRRELGLSDSDFVVGSVGRLVYEKGFAELFAAAAALAPAHPEIKFLIVGPRESEQRDAVPPERIRSLEQAGVVRFAGWQDHLRRWYSAMDVFALPSHREGIPRACMEAACMGLPVVASDIRGCREVVLHEKTGLLTPMRNAGALAEAIARLARDRALAAAMGEQGRRHILENFDARQMLARLRTFYQGLEPLVQRRKARK